One segment of Rhodanobacter thiooxydans DNA contains the following:
- the rplO gene encoding 50S ribosomal protein L15 — MRLNDIKPAAGSHKTRLRVGRGIGSGMGKTAGRGHKGQHARAGGTHKYGFEGGQMPLNRRMPKIGFRSKKQAESQEVFLYQLAQLKGDVIDVVALHQAGLINSRAKKVKVVLKGEIGRAVKLSGLLATAGAKAAIEAAGGSVE, encoded by the coding sequence ATGCGTCTGAATGACATCAAGCCGGCCGCCGGTTCGCACAAGACGCGTCTACGCGTCGGTCGCGGTATCGGTTCGGGCATGGGCAAGACTGCCGGTCGCGGCCACAAAGGTCAGCATGCCCGCGCGGGTGGTACCCACAAGTACGGCTTCGAGGGCGGCCAGATGCCGCTGAATCGCCGGATGCCGAAGATCGGTTTCCGCTCGAAGAAGCAGGCCGAGAGCCAGGAAGTGTTCCTGTATCAGCTGGCCCAGCTCAAGGGTGACGTGATCGACGTCGTGGCGCTGCATCAGGCTGGCCTGATCAACAGCCGCGCGAAGAAGGTCAAGGTTGTCCTCAAGGGTGAAATCGGTCGCGCGGTGAAGTTGTCCGGTCTGCTGGCTACCGCCGGCGCCAAGGCAGCCATCGAGGCTGCCGGCGGCAGCGTGGAGTAA